The stretch of DNA AAACACCGTCCCAGCCTTCAGCTGTTTCGGGAGTCCCCGTGATTCGTTTCGGATTCACAAAATTATTATTATTACCTATGCCCAGGAACAAGTTATGTACCATGTAGGTATGACTACTTTCGTACATGTTTATTCCCACTCCGATAAATACATTATTATCCATCAGATTATAGCCGTGATTCGCTTCATACATTACATAACTAAGTCCGGGGCCAGCAAATACATTCTCCGACACCCTACAGTTATTACATTCGGAATCCAGCCATATAGGCATTGTTTTCCATGTCTGGTTACTGTAGAAATAGTTATGATGAATATAAATGCCTTCTCCTCCGTCGACATCCTTTACAAAAGCTTCGGAAAGAAGAGTTGTATTCAAAGCATTATTATTGATCAGCTTATTCCCGGCTATCTCCGTATACGCGCCTTTATATGCCATTATGCCGTTGGTGCCATTATCCCTGACAACATTATTGAGAATTTTATGATACCCATATACGGCAGGCGTCCCTCCATTAGCAGCTTCCTTTCGTTGCGCGCCCAGTCCGAAATCAATGGCTACGCCACGATTATTCTTCACTGTACAATTCTGAATAATCCAATGATGGCCGCCGGTGGTGGCGATGGCACCGTCCATTGGAATAGACATCGTGGCGACACTTTCCGGTTTCCAATAACCTTGCCCCTTTGGAGCGCAGCCATGCATGACAGTCAAACCATCAATCGTAATATAACCTTGGTTCCAGGCTGCGTTTATTACCTGTTTCCTGACATGGATCTCCGCCCTATTCCTGTTTGGATCCAGCCCGCTAAAGTTTGCGTATACGGTTGTATTGGAGCCATCGACGATGGCATACCAAGTTTTTGCATTATTTTGTACATTCGAAATGCTCGTCTGCTGCGCCAATTCTCTATCATTGATATACACATTGCCGCAGGAGATAGGTCTGGTTGGCCACACGGTATTAAAAGGATTGAAGTCCCCAAAGTATGAATTTGCCTTT from Hydrogenispora ethanolica encodes:
- a CDS encoding right-handed parallel beta-helix repeat-containing protein, yielding MKYGIRKSLSILLFFIMAACLTLVAVNNTYAEQTATGHSGKIITVKQHGSADYRTISAAVNAARPGDTIIVHEGTYRETVTFPRGGNDETSRITLKAADGENVIVKGSDVATGWEPYSGDTYKLVKANSYFGDFNPFNTVWPTRPISCGNVYINDRELAQQTSISNVQNNAKTWYAIVDGSNTTVYANFSGLDPNRNRAEIHVRKQVINAAWNQGYITIDGLTVMHGCAPKGQGYWKPESVATMSIPMDGAIATTGGHHWIIQNCTVKNNRGVAIDFGLGAQRKEAANGGTPAVYGYHKILNNVVRDNGTNGIMAYKGAYTEIAGNKLINNNALNTTLLSEAFVKDVDGGEGIYIHHNYFYSNQTWKTMPIWLDSECNNCRVSENVFAGPGLSYVMYEANHGYNLMDNNVFIGVGINMYESSHTYMVHNLFLGIGNNNNFVNPKRITGTPETAEGWDGVCRTMSLHVPDTLTSLGRYETRYRFNKMFNNIFYTNGPIAEATEPAAYEPTWSVYQPNVTTFVGTYIWGNECDYNVYYNGAQKINNYASAHNYTPDAHSAVVSGNTYTYSADENSCEITINIDPNNIPANLGAPKMTGFYLGPHELYKTLGYDVIAPDVITDFFGNERKGGVVVGPFSQLHPGSNQFKLWPIGR